From a single Pieris rapae chromosome 17, ilPieRapa1.1, whole genome shotgun sequence genomic region:
- the LOC110994737 gene encoding diphthine methyltransferase isoform X2 — MEAMDIQAVESKLSDVTVTAIPMNGKSSHKDLSHGGSSHATISTVPASSPSSNGKDKDNGMSNTNATMSSWKTLHKWCTSYSADSVEWCPVEPYTDIFVCGTYQLDKTDEDGSSRKQKRLGRIYLFKVSDEMDDICPIQSIDTSGILDQKWSYNCINGHPVLGTVTSEGSLELYRLVNLKLERWLEAVIGENVLALSLDWSTNKYNGNASIVVSDSAGNVTLWKVDDTLDKVGEWQAHGYEAWIAAFNYWNPDVFYTGGDDCVLKCFDRKSPEVVMTNRSHEAGVTAVRSHVDVEHQLLTGSYDEKVRLWDARQMKRCITETNVGGGVWRLKWHPNRKSVILAACMYGGFRLLRAEETIEILYEYLEHESIGYGADWKFENKELSMVATCSFYDCNLHIGEINIDTNVL, encoded by the exons ATGGAAGCTATGGACATCCAGGCAGTTGAGTCTAAACTAAGCGATGTGACTGTAACAGCTATACCTATGAATGGGAAAAGCAGCCATAAGGATTTAAGTCACGGGGGAAGTAGCCACGCGACTATATCCACTGTTCCAGCGTCGTCTCCATCTTCAAATGGTAAAGATAAGGACAACGGTATGTCAAA TACAAAT gccACAATGTCATCTTGGAAAACACTACACAAGTGGTGCACAAGTTACAGCGCCGATTCAGTAGAGTGGTGTCCAGTGGAGCCCTACACGGACATATTTGTGTGTGGGACCTACCAGCTCGATAAAACCGATGAAG atgGGTCTTCTAGAAAGCAGAAAAGACTGggaagaatttatttattcaaagtcAGCGATGAGATGGATGACATATGTCCTATACAAAGTATAGATACTTCAGGGATTTTAGACCAAAAATGGAGCTATAATTGCATTAATGGTCATCCAGTTCTTGGTACTGTGACATCTGAGGGTAGTTTAGAGTTGTACCGATtagtcaatttaaaattagaacgtTGGCTCGAAGCTGTGATTGGTGAAAATGTTCTGGCGCTCTCACTTGATTGGTCgacgaataaatataatggaaATGCAAGTATTGTTGTTAGCGACTCGGCTGGAAATGTAACATTGTGGAAGGTGGATGATACTTTAGATAAAGTTGGTGAGTGGCAAGCTCATGGATATGAAGCTTGGATTGCTGCATTTAATTATTGGAATCCGGATGTGTTTTATACGG gagGCGATGACTGCGTGTTGAAATGTTTCGATCGTAAATCGCCCGAGGTTGTGATGACTAACCGAAGCCACGAAGCTGGAGTTACAGCTGTTCGGAGCCATGTCGATGTTGAACATCAATTATTAACCGGGAG cTACGACGAAAAAGTACGTCTTTGGGACGCTAGGCAGATGAAGCGCTGTATAACAGAAACAAATGTTGGCGGCGGCGTTTGGCGCCTTAAATGGCATCCCAATCGCAAAAGCGTCATTTTAGCCGCTTGCATGTATGGAGGTTTTAGGCTACTTCGAGCAGaagaaacaattgaaattCTCTAtgaatatttagaacacgAGAGTATAGGCTACGGTGCGGATTGGAAATTCGAAAACAAAGAATTGTCTATGGTAGCCACGTGTTCCTTTTACGATTGTAATCTGCATATCGgggaaattaatattgatactaatgtattatga
- the LOC110994737 gene encoding diphthine methyltransferase isoform X1, with amino-acid sequence MSSWKTLHKWCTSYSADSVEWCPVEPYTDIFVCGTYQLDKTDEDGSSRKQKRLGRIYLFKVSDEMDDICPIQSIDTSGILDQKWSYNCINGHPVLGTVTSEGSLELYRLVNLKLERWLEAVIGENVLALSLDWSTNKYNGNASIVVSDSAGNVTLWKVDDTLDKVGEWQAHGYEAWIAAFNYWNPDVFYTGGDDCVLKCFDRKSPEVVMTNRSHEAGVTAVRSHVDVEHQLLTGSYDEKVRLWDARQMKRCITETNVGGGVWRLKWHPNRKSVILAACMYGGFRLLRAEETIEILYEYLEHESIGYGADWKFENKELSMVATCSFYDCNLHIGEINIDTNVL; translated from the exons ATGTCATCTTGGAAAACACTACACAAGTGGTGCACAAGTTACAGCGCCGATTCAGTAGAGTGGTGTCCAGTGGAGCCCTACACGGACATATTTGTGTGTGGGACCTACCAGCTCGATAAAACCGATGAAG atgGGTCTTCTAGAAAGCAGAAAAGACTGggaagaatttatttattcaaagtcAGCGATGAGATGGATGACATATGTCCTATACAAAGTATAGATACTTCAGGGATTTTAGACCAAAAATGGAGCTATAATTGCATTAATGGTCATCCAGTTCTTGGTACTGTGACATCTGAGGGTAGTTTAGAGTTGTACCGATtagtcaatttaaaattagaacgtTGGCTCGAAGCTGTGATTGGTGAAAATGTTCTGGCGCTCTCACTTGATTGGTCgacgaataaatataatggaaATGCAAGTATTGTTGTTAGCGACTCGGCTGGAAATGTAACATTGTGGAAGGTGGATGATACTTTAGATAAAGTTGGTGAGTGGCAAGCTCATGGATATGAAGCTTGGATTGCTGCATTTAATTATTGGAATCCGGATGTGTTTTATACGG gagGCGATGACTGCGTGTTGAAATGTTTCGATCGTAAATCGCCCGAGGTTGTGATGACTAACCGAAGCCACGAAGCTGGAGTTACAGCTGTTCGGAGCCATGTCGATGTTGAACATCAATTATTAACCGGGAG cTACGACGAAAAAGTACGTCTTTGGGACGCTAGGCAGATGAAGCGCTGTATAACAGAAACAAATGTTGGCGGCGGCGTTTGGCGCCTTAAATGGCATCCCAATCGCAAAAGCGTCATTTTAGCCGCTTGCATGTATGGAGGTTTTAGGCTACTTCGAGCAGaagaaacaattgaaattCTCTAtgaatatttagaacacgAGAGTATAGGCTACGGTGCGGATTGGAAATTCGAAAACAAAGAATTGTCTATGGTAGCCACGTGTTCCTTTTACGATTGTAATCTGCATATCGgggaaattaatattgatactaatgtattatga
- the LOC110994736 gene encoding uncharacterized protein CG5098 isoform X3: MSGGSQHNPNGRQSQLGSSWSPLQLQVANLLARAPQAHMASERGVTWHTPTPPPHLYHVPAPSPPDPLQAMKAGGNAVFRHTATPPDLYRHTPTPPDKHLMRHTPSPGDVKAGSGIPPVDLYPHLGPGRVSEKLVRAEELLAYARGGVDLTVGSRGSNGSPHAPALSVRDAPTINSLIARAAPRPSHARVDALLERLSAPAPSSPHSVIVHSRAAPTPSPPSSNEDSADSCGAPPGSKRKRKPERTIRVPIPPPPSDMPRPLPIQNGDTHNGPEKPVKQNEPDKQDKQDRPEKPPTPEMPEPHARRKTRADSSETIDDIAALIANTERRDIPTEPFPEPETPITIDKLKSVLASPEPEKSPVKTPPKSPPKSPPKSPKEQKEKSPPKKEEIEPPPTAAAPRRRSARTNSESTNVPVESPSEAKPAEPEASETKTAEPTSAFVEVENQMEKMFGGVEEPAKSKAEEKATTKPKKRRKSAPTKGEKKASKRSSRRSTGDEGPRRKVARKKGTSKKEALKDAYDSGSNASSSRSRGPYIQIVGPRDSPVSVAVVNATATEDDRRTADEWRNGLKARGLHASTLGLRYDASTPDASWLCAFCERGPHHAGLGDLFGPYTVDTACDEFRSLDELSQARFPSVEAGAEVWFHEACAVWAPGLVAIGARIWGLAQAVWGSRASKCAHCSTSGAPIACATRTCRARAHLPCARTNKWQLDDENFKAVCPRHA; this comes from the exons ATGTCTGGTGGCTCGCAACATAACCCAAATGGGAGGCAGTCGCAACTAGGATCCAGTTGGAGTCCTTTACAG ttacaGGTGGCGAACCTGTTGGCTCGGGCGCCTCAAGCGCACATGGCTTCAGAAAGGGGTGTCACATGGCACACACCCACTCCACCGCCCCATCTCTATCATGTACCAGCGCCTTCGCCTCCTGATCCTCTTCAA GCAATGAAAGCGGGCGGCAACGCGGTATTTCGACACACGGCGACGCCGCCCGACCTCTACCGACATACTCCTACGCCGCCGGACAAACATCTTATGAG ACACACTCCATCACCTGGTGATGTGAAGGCTGGATCGGGGATACCTCCAGTTGACTTGTATCCACATTTGGGTCCTGGGCGAG tttCAGAAAAACTTGTCCGAGCTGAAGAATTATTGGCATACGCCCGTGGCGGTGTTGACTTGACGGTGGGGTCTCGGGGGTCCAACGGATCGCCCCATGCCCCAGCTCTATCGGTGCGAGATGCACCGACAATAAACAGCCTTATAGCCCGCGCAGCGCCACGTCCGTCTCACGCGAGGGTTGATGCCCTTCTGGAGAGATTATCTGCACCTGCCCCTTCGTCGCCTCATTCTGTGATTGTCCATTCTAGGGCGGCCCCTACGCCTTCGCCCCCATCTTCTAATGAG GATTCGGCTGACTCCTGTGGAGCTCCTCCAGGTTCAAAGCGGAAAAGGAAACCGGAACGCACGATACGAGTACCCATTCCACCTCCGCCGTCGGATATGCCACGTCCTTTGCCCATACAAAATGGAGACACTCACAACGGGCCCGAGAAACcagtaaaacaaaatgaacCAGACAAACAGGACAAACAAGACAGACCGGAAAAGCCACCCACGCCCGAAATGCCAGAACCACACGCCAGAAGAAAAACCCGCGCCGACTCCTCGGAAACAATAGACGATATCGCAGCCCTGATAGCCAACACGGAAAGAAGAGATATCCCCACTGAACCGTTCCCGGAACCAGAAACGCCCATCACTATTGACAAACTCAAAAGTGTCCTAGCTAGTCCCGAACCGGAGAAATCGCCAGTAAAAACACCCCCCAAGTCCCCACCTAAATCCCCACCGAAGTCGCCAAaagaacaaaaagaaaaatcgcCACCGAAGAAGGAAGAAATAGAACCGCCGCCGACAGCAGCAGCACCTAGACGCAGGAGCGCCAGAACAAACTCGGAATCGACGAACGTTCCAGTGGAATCACCCTCGGAGGCGAAACCGGCTGAACCCGAAGCCAGCGAAACGAAAACTGCGGAACCCACATCGGCGTTCGTGGAAGTCGAGAATCAAATGGAGAAAATGTTTGGTGGTGTTGAGGAACCTGCTAAATCTAAAGCTGAGGAAAAGGCTACTACTAAACCGAAGAAAAGACGGAAATCTGCACCTACGAAAGGTGAGAAAAAGGCCTCCAAGCGCTCTAGTAGGCGATCGACGGGGGATGAAGGGCCAAGAAGGAAGGTAGCGAGGAAAAAGGGGACAAGTAAGAAAGAGGCTTTGAAGGACGCGTATGACTCGGGGAGTAATGCCAGCTCCAGTCGGTCAAGGGGACCTTACATTCAG aTCGTAGGGCCGAGAGACTCCCCAGTATCAGTAGCAGTGGTTAACGCAACGGCGACAGAAGACGACAGACGTACGGCGGACGAATGGCGGAATGGGCTCAAAGCTCGCGGACTTCACGCGAGTACTTTGGGACTGAGATACGACGCCAGTACTCCTGATGCCTCGTGGCTGTGTGCCTTTTGTGAGAGAGGCCCGCACCACGCTGGCCTAGGAGACCTATTCGGACCCTATACGGTTGACACTGCCTGTGATgaatttag ATCGCTAGACGAATTATCACAGGCCCGTTTCCCTAGCGTGGAAGCCGGAGCAGAAGTTTGGTTCCACGAAGCATGCGCGGTATGGGCCCCGGGGCTCGTCGCCATCGGTGCCCGAATTTGGGGCCTCGCGCAAGCCGTTTGGGGCTCTCGGGCCTCAAAGTGCGCACATTGTTCCACGTCCGGAGCGCCAATTGCCTGCGCGACCAGAACTTGTCGTGCTAGGGCTCACCTGCCCTGTGCTCGCACCAACAAGTGGCAGTTGGACGATGAAAACTTCAAGGCTGTCTGTCCTCGACACGCTTAG
- the LOC110994736 gene encoding uncharacterized protein CG5098 isoform X2: protein MSGGSQHNPNGRQSQLGSSWSPLQVANLLARAPQAHMASERGVTWHTPTPPPHLYHVPAPSPPDPLQMIQLQAMKAGGNAVFRHTATPPDLYRHTPTPPDKHLMRHTPSPGDVKAGSGIPPVDLYPHLGPGRVSEKLVRAEELLAYARGGVDLTVGSRGSNGSPHAPALSVRDAPTINSLIARAAPRPSHARVDALLERLSAPAPSSPHSVIVHSRAAPTPSPPSSNEDSADSCGAPPGSKRKRKPERTIRVPIPPPPSDMPRPLPIQNGDTHNGPEKPVKQNEPDKQDKQDRPEKPPTPEMPEPHARRKTRADSSETIDDIAALIANTERRDIPTEPFPEPETPITIDKLKSVLASPEPEKSPVKTPPKSPPKSPPKSPKEQKEKSPPKKEEIEPPPTAAAPRRRSARTNSESTNVPVESPSEAKPAEPEASETKTAEPTSAFVEVENQMEKMFGGVEEPAKSKAEEKATTKPKKRRKSAPTKGEKKASKRSSRRSTGDEGPRRKVARKKGTSKKEALKDAYDSGSNASSSRSRGPYIQIVGPRDSPVSVAVVNATATEDDRRTADEWRNGLKARGLHASTLGLRYDASTPDASWLCAFCERGPHHAGLGDLFGPYTVDTACDEFRSLDELSQARFPSVEAGAEVWFHEACAVWAPGLVAIGARIWGLAQAVWGSRASKCAHCSTSGAPIACATRTCRARAHLPCARTNKWQLDDENFKAVCPRHA, encoded by the exons ATGTCTGGTGGCTCGCAACATAACCCAAATGGGAGGCAGTCGCAACTAGGATCCAGTTGGAGTCCTTTACAG GTGGCGAACCTGTTGGCTCGGGCGCCTCAAGCGCACATGGCTTCAGAAAGGGGTGTCACATGGCACACACCCACTCCACCGCCCCATCTCTATCATGTACCAGCGCCTTCGCCTCCTGATCCTCTTCAA ATGATACAATTGCAGGCAATGAAAGCGGGCGGCAACGCGGTATTTCGACACACGGCGACGCCGCCCGACCTCTACCGACATACTCCTACGCCGCCGGACAAACATCTTATGAG ACACACTCCATCACCTGGTGATGTGAAGGCTGGATCGGGGATACCTCCAGTTGACTTGTATCCACATTTGGGTCCTGGGCGAG tttCAGAAAAACTTGTCCGAGCTGAAGAATTATTGGCATACGCCCGTGGCGGTGTTGACTTGACGGTGGGGTCTCGGGGGTCCAACGGATCGCCCCATGCCCCAGCTCTATCGGTGCGAGATGCACCGACAATAAACAGCCTTATAGCCCGCGCAGCGCCACGTCCGTCTCACGCGAGGGTTGATGCCCTTCTGGAGAGATTATCTGCACCTGCCCCTTCGTCGCCTCATTCTGTGATTGTCCATTCTAGGGCGGCCCCTACGCCTTCGCCCCCATCTTCTAATGAG GATTCGGCTGACTCCTGTGGAGCTCCTCCAGGTTCAAAGCGGAAAAGGAAACCGGAACGCACGATACGAGTACCCATTCCACCTCCGCCGTCGGATATGCCACGTCCTTTGCCCATACAAAATGGAGACACTCACAACGGGCCCGAGAAACcagtaaaacaaaatgaacCAGACAAACAGGACAAACAAGACAGACCGGAAAAGCCACCCACGCCCGAAATGCCAGAACCACACGCCAGAAGAAAAACCCGCGCCGACTCCTCGGAAACAATAGACGATATCGCAGCCCTGATAGCCAACACGGAAAGAAGAGATATCCCCACTGAACCGTTCCCGGAACCAGAAACGCCCATCACTATTGACAAACTCAAAAGTGTCCTAGCTAGTCCCGAACCGGAGAAATCGCCAGTAAAAACACCCCCCAAGTCCCCACCTAAATCCCCACCGAAGTCGCCAAaagaacaaaaagaaaaatcgcCACCGAAGAAGGAAGAAATAGAACCGCCGCCGACAGCAGCAGCACCTAGACGCAGGAGCGCCAGAACAAACTCGGAATCGACGAACGTTCCAGTGGAATCACCCTCGGAGGCGAAACCGGCTGAACCCGAAGCCAGCGAAACGAAAACTGCGGAACCCACATCGGCGTTCGTGGAAGTCGAGAATCAAATGGAGAAAATGTTTGGTGGTGTTGAGGAACCTGCTAAATCTAAAGCTGAGGAAAAGGCTACTACTAAACCGAAGAAAAGACGGAAATCTGCACCTACGAAAGGTGAGAAAAAGGCCTCCAAGCGCTCTAGTAGGCGATCGACGGGGGATGAAGGGCCAAGAAGGAAGGTAGCGAGGAAAAAGGGGACAAGTAAGAAAGAGGCTTTGAAGGACGCGTATGACTCGGGGAGTAATGCCAGCTCCAGTCGGTCAAGGGGACCTTACATTCAG aTCGTAGGGCCGAGAGACTCCCCAGTATCAGTAGCAGTGGTTAACGCAACGGCGACAGAAGACGACAGACGTACGGCGGACGAATGGCGGAATGGGCTCAAAGCTCGCGGACTTCACGCGAGTACTTTGGGACTGAGATACGACGCCAGTACTCCTGATGCCTCGTGGCTGTGTGCCTTTTGTGAGAGAGGCCCGCACCACGCTGGCCTAGGAGACCTATTCGGACCCTATACGGTTGACACTGCCTGTGATgaatttag ATCGCTAGACGAATTATCACAGGCCCGTTTCCCTAGCGTGGAAGCCGGAGCAGAAGTTTGGTTCCACGAAGCATGCGCGGTATGGGCCCCGGGGCTCGTCGCCATCGGTGCCCGAATTTGGGGCCTCGCGCAAGCCGTTTGGGGCTCTCGGGCCTCAAAGTGCGCACATTGTTCCACGTCCGGAGCGCCAATTGCCTGCGCGACCAGAACTTGTCGTGCTAGGGCTCACCTGCCCTGTGCTCGCACCAACAAGTGGCAGTTGGACGATGAAAACTTCAAGGCTGTCTGTCCTCGACACGCTTAG
- the LOC110994736 gene encoding uncharacterized protein CG5098 isoform X1: MSGGSQHNPNGRQSQLGSSWSPLQLQVANLLARAPQAHMASERGVTWHTPTPPPHLYHVPAPSPPDPLQMIQLQAMKAGGNAVFRHTATPPDLYRHTPTPPDKHLMRHTPSPGDVKAGSGIPPVDLYPHLGPGRVSEKLVRAEELLAYARGGVDLTVGSRGSNGSPHAPALSVRDAPTINSLIARAAPRPSHARVDALLERLSAPAPSSPHSVIVHSRAAPTPSPPSSNEDSADSCGAPPGSKRKRKPERTIRVPIPPPPSDMPRPLPIQNGDTHNGPEKPVKQNEPDKQDKQDRPEKPPTPEMPEPHARRKTRADSSETIDDIAALIANTERRDIPTEPFPEPETPITIDKLKSVLASPEPEKSPVKTPPKSPPKSPPKSPKEQKEKSPPKKEEIEPPPTAAAPRRRSARTNSESTNVPVESPSEAKPAEPEASETKTAEPTSAFVEVENQMEKMFGGVEEPAKSKAEEKATTKPKKRRKSAPTKGEKKASKRSSRRSTGDEGPRRKVARKKGTSKKEALKDAYDSGSNASSSRSRGPYIQIVGPRDSPVSVAVVNATATEDDRRTADEWRNGLKARGLHASTLGLRYDASTPDASWLCAFCERGPHHAGLGDLFGPYTVDTACDEFRSLDELSQARFPSVEAGAEVWFHEACAVWAPGLVAIGARIWGLAQAVWGSRASKCAHCSTSGAPIACATRTCRARAHLPCARTNKWQLDDENFKAVCPRHA, translated from the exons ATGTCTGGTGGCTCGCAACATAACCCAAATGGGAGGCAGTCGCAACTAGGATCCAGTTGGAGTCCTTTACAG ttacaGGTGGCGAACCTGTTGGCTCGGGCGCCTCAAGCGCACATGGCTTCAGAAAGGGGTGTCACATGGCACACACCCACTCCACCGCCCCATCTCTATCATGTACCAGCGCCTTCGCCTCCTGATCCTCTTCAA ATGATACAATTGCAGGCAATGAAAGCGGGCGGCAACGCGGTATTTCGACACACGGCGACGCCGCCCGACCTCTACCGACATACTCCTACGCCGCCGGACAAACATCTTATGAG ACACACTCCATCACCTGGTGATGTGAAGGCTGGATCGGGGATACCTCCAGTTGACTTGTATCCACATTTGGGTCCTGGGCGAG tttCAGAAAAACTTGTCCGAGCTGAAGAATTATTGGCATACGCCCGTGGCGGTGTTGACTTGACGGTGGGGTCTCGGGGGTCCAACGGATCGCCCCATGCCCCAGCTCTATCGGTGCGAGATGCACCGACAATAAACAGCCTTATAGCCCGCGCAGCGCCACGTCCGTCTCACGCGAGGGTTGATGCCCTTCTGGAGAGATTATCTGCACCTGCCCCTTCGTCGCCTCATTCTGTGATTGTCCATTCTAGGGCGGCCCCTACGCCTTCGCCCCCATCTTCTAATGAG GATTCGGCTGACTCCTGTGGAGCTCCTCCAGGTTCAAAGCGGAAAAGGAAACCGGAACGCACGATACGAGTACCCATTCCACCTCCGCCGTCGGATATGCCACGTCCTTTGCCCATACAAAATGGAGACACTCACAACGGGCCCGAGAAACcagtaaaacaaaatgaacCAGACAAACAGGACAAACAAGACAGACCGGAAAAGCCACCCACGCCCGAAATGCCAGAACCACACGCCAGAAGAAAAACCCGCGCCGACTCCTCGGAAACAATAGACGATATCGCAGCCCTGATAGCCAACACGGAAAGAAGAGATATCCCCACTGAACCGTTCCCGGAACCAGAAACGCCCATCACTATTGACAAACTCAAAAGTGTCCTAGCTAGTCCCGAACCGGAGAAATCGCCAGTAAAAACACCCCCCAAGTCCCCACCTAAATCCCCACCGAAGTCGCCAAaagaacaaaaagaaaaatcgcCACCGAAGAAGGAAGAAATAGAACCGCCGCCGACAGCAGCAGCACCTAGACGCAGGAGCGCCAGAACAAACTCGGAATCGACGAACGTTCCAGTGGAATCACCCTCGGAGGCGAAACCGGCTGAACCCGAAGCCAGCGAAACGAAAACTGCGGAACCCACATCGGCGTTCGTGGAAGTCGAGAATCAAATGGAGAAAATGTTTGGTGGTGTTGAGGAACCTGCTAAATCTAAAGCTGAGGAAAAGGCTACTACTAAACCGAAGAAAAGACGGAAATCTGCACCTACGAAAGGTGAGAAAAAGGCCTCCAAGCGCTCTAGTAGGCGATCGACGGGGGATGAAGGGCCAAGAAGGAAGGTAGCGAGGAAAAAGGGGACAAGTAAGAAAGAGGCTTTGAAGGACGCGTATGACTCGGGGAGTAATGCCAGCTCCAGTCGGTCAAGGGGACCTTACATTCAG aTCGTAGGGCCGAGAGACTCCCCAGTATCAGTAGCAGTGGTTAACGCAACGGCGACAGAAGACGACAGACGTACGGCGGACGAATGGCGGAATGGGCTCAAAGCTCGCGGACTTCACGCGAGTACTTTGGGACTGAGATACGACGCCAGTACTCCTGATGCCTCGTGGCTGTGTGCCTTTTGTGAGAGAGGCCCGCACCACGCTGGCCTAGGAGACCTATTCGGACCCTATACGGTTGACACTGCCTGTGATgaatttag ATCGCTAGACGAATTATCACAGGCCCGTTTCCCTAGCGTGGAAGCCGGAGCAGAAGTTTGGTTCCACGAAGCATGCGCGGTATGGGCCCCGGGGCTCGTCGCCATCGGTGCCCGAATTTGGGGCCTCGCGCAAGCCGTTTGGGGCTCTCGGGCCTCAAAGTGCGCACATTGTTCCACGTCCGGAGCGCCAATTGCCTGCGCGACCAGAACTTGTCGTGCTAGGGCTCACCTGCCCTGTGCTCGCACCAACAAGTGGCAGTTGGACGATGAAAACTTCAAGGCTGTCTGTCCTCGACACGCTTAG
- the LOC110994753 gene encoding B9 domain-containing protein 1, translating to MKNSEVTKFLVSFNGQIDHIKFPAGVFDNQLYIQYDIVWGPDWDPVSGLCSGTSQLATSGCDPEKVIFNLPLDIVFGSNNVYGWPQLIVTVRAKSFFMGDTLRGYAVFLLPPITGSHEVKSSLIRPRSATVLGEWLSWLTGRHPELADPKMLANGKDNYLLRTESYGSVTLKMSMMSKDLRKLGYDNQPPTWKNNAA from the exons atgaaGAATTCTGAAGTTACCAAGTTTCTGGTATCTTTCAATGGTCAAATAGATCATATTAAATTTCCCGCAGGTGTTTTTGATAATCaactttatatacaatatgatATTGTGTGGGGTCCAGATTGGGACCCTGTATCCGGACTGTGTTCTGGAACCAGTCAACTTGCAACATCTGGATGTGATCctgaaaaagtaatatttaatttgccaTTAGATATTGTATTTGGCAGTAACAATGTATATGGTT gGCCCCAATTAATTGTGACAGTAAGAGCTAAGAGTTTCTTCATGGGTGACACTCTCCGAGGATATGCTGTCTTTTTACTACCACCAATAACTGGATCCCATGAAGTTAAATCATCCTTAATACGACCTCGGTCAGCAACAGTTTTGGGAGAATGGTTATCATGGCTGACAGGAAGACATCCGGAATTGGCTGACCCAAAAATGCTAGCAAATGGAAAAGATAACTATT TATTGCGGACAGAGTCATATGGAAGTGTTACATTGAAAATGTCAATGATGTCAAAGGATTTAAGGAAACTTGGTTATGACAACCAGCCACCAACTTGGAAAAACAATGCTGCTTAA